Proteins encoded together in one Terriglobia bacterium window:
- a CDS encoding NAD(P)/FAD-dependent oxidoreductase: MNNGADVIVVGAGPAGSTAARLLADRGYSTLLVDRSNFPRHKTCASWINRLAFERFTYLQSSLSELVENPFYGVAFYDRAIERQARYVEGRPSGYLSLRSKFDDGLRRIAMEAGAQFMGGSAVADLVEERDCVRVRLEGGREVTGRVLIGADGASSRVAVKAGLHKGWSPGDYVLCANTDVPFPPERIRAFYGERFPFKVFLEFRDIQGYGWVFPKRRHVCIGIGALLKDGRSIQPLFREFVRALREKKQVPDDLPEEKIYFDLDPVGGVYRLPALARGRVMLIGDAAGFVSGSTGEGIYPAMVSAEVAVDVVHQALKGPSPAAVLETYNTKWRRKLGDYVKRLPGGDRESQTRGRIEMIFKFPLVPRIAGRAFLYGENPSVVTLLRSFQLSGSSRGRHPVFPGSSC; encoded by the coding sequence ATGAATAATGGTGCAGATGTCATCGTGGTTGGAGCGGGGCCAGCCGGTTCCACCGCAGCCAGATTGCTCGCAGATCGCGGCTATTCCACACTCCTCGTTGACCGGTCGAATTTTCCCCGTCACAAGACCTGCGCAAGCTGGATCAACCGCCTGGCCTTTGAACGGTTCACCTATCTACAGAGTTCGCTTTCAGAGCTGGTCGAGAACCCGTTCTATGGCGTGGCATTTTATGATCGCGCGATTGAGAGGCAGGCCCGGTACGTGGAAGGCCGTCCGTCCGGCTATCTGTCCTTGAGGTCCAAATTCGACGACGGACTGCGCCGGATCGCGATGGAGGCGGGTGCGCAGTTCATGGGCGGCTCGGCCGTTGCTGACCTGGTGGAGGAGCGGGACTGTGTCCGCGTGCGGCTTGAGGGCGGCAGGGAAGTTACAGGGCGTGTCCTTATCGGCGCCGATGGCGCGTCCAGCCGGGTTGCCGTCAAGGCGGGTCTGCACAAAGGATGGTCGCCGGGCGATTACGTGTTGTGCGCCAACACCGACGTTCCATTCCCACCCGAGCGCATCAGAGCATTTTACGGCGAGAGGTTTCCCTTCAAGGTGTTCCTGGAGTTCAGGGACATTCAAGGCTACGGCTGGGTCTTCCCCAAGCGCCGGCACGTCTGCATCGGCATTGGCGCTCTTTTGAAGGACGGCCGCTCGATTCAGCCGCTTTTTCGCGAGTTTGTCCGCGCGCTTCGTGAGAAGAAACAGGTCCCAGACGATCTGCCAGAGGAAAAGATTTATTTCGATCTCGATCCTGTGGGAGGCGTTTACCGCCTTCCCGCCCTGGCGCGCGGTCGCGTGATGCTGATTGGCGATGCGGCTGGCTTTGTTTCCGGCTCGACGGGAGAAGGAATATATCCGGCCATGGTGAGCGCAGAGGTCGCCGTTGATGTCGTCCACCAGGCGCTGAAGGGACCTTCGCCTGCAGCCGTGCTTGAAACTTACAATACGAAATGGCGCCGGAAATTGGGCGACTATGTTAAGAGGCTACCGGGAGGCGATCGGGAAAGTCAGACCCGAGGCCGTATTGAAATGATTTTCAAATTCCCACTCGTCCCGCGAATTGCTGGCAGGGCGTTCCTGTACGGGGAAAACCCCTCGGTTGTAACCCTCCTGCGCTCGTTCCAGCTCTCGGGCAGTAGTCGGGGCCGACACCCTGTTTTTCCGGGTTCTTCCTGTTGA
- a CDS encoding beta-ketoacyl-[acyl-carrier-protein] synthase family protein yields the protein MSRRVVVTGIGVVSPNGLGREAFWQACCQGRSGVRRIQRFDPSMLTVQIAGEVVGFEPTRYISEKDTTNVSRVVPLAIAATHEAVSDAGLDPSKMAVEDRRRVAVLLGSGGGGQEFVEHQFALYYSGQARQCSVYTIPSATIGTLASEISMHFGFRGFSHLISTGCTSSTDAIGYAAQNIRCGMADVVVCGGADAPLAPLIMKGFSLMRILTSSWNSQPERGSRPFSADRDGFVLGEGAWMFVLEADEHAQARGARSYGEISGYGSTCEAFHRVRLEENGEEPARAMRLAMEQARIGPDQVDYVNLHGTSTVLNDRIETRALKLALGDRAYRVPASALKSMIGHPQGASGAAGLAATLLAMRDGRAAPTLNVDVPDPECDLDYVPHQSRQIEIEHALCNCIAFGSKNSALVVSRAA from the coding sequence TTGAGCCGCCGTGTTGTGGTGACAGGCATCGGCGTGGTAAGCCCCAACGGGCTCGGTCGCGAGGCCTTCTGGCAGGCATGCTGCCAGGGCAGGAGCGGCGTTCGCCGCATCCAGCGTTTCGATCCGTCGATGCTCACTGTTCAGATCGCGGGTGAAGTTGTAGGTTTTGAACCAACTCGCTACATCAGTGAAAAGGACACGACGAATGTCAGCCGCGTGGTGCCCCTGGCGATTGCGGCCACGCATGAGGCCGTCTCGGACGCCGGGCTCGACCCGTCCAAAATGGCGGTGGAAGACCGGCGCCGCGTCGCCGTACTCTTGGGCTCAGGCGGCGGCGGCCAGGAATTTGTCGAGCATCAATTTGCACTCTACTACTCCGGGCAGGCGCGTCAATGCAGCGTTTATACGATCCCCTCCGCGACCATCGGAACGCTTGCCAGTGAGATCTCAATGCACTTCGGCTTTCGCGGTTTCAGCCACCTCATCTCGACCGGCTGCACCTCATCGACCGACGCAATCGGTTACGCCGCGCAGAACATCCGATGCGGAATGGCGGACGTGGTGGTGTGCGGCGGGGCCGACGCTCCTCTGGCGCCCTTAATCATGAAAGGCTTCTCTCTGATGCGCATCCTCACTTCTTCATGGAACAGTCAGCCGGAACGTGGCTCGCGGCCGTTTTCGGCCGACCGTGACGGTTTTGTGCTGGGCGAGGGCGCCTGGATGTTTGTTCTTGAAGCTGACGAGCACGCCCAGGCACGGGGCGCGCGCAGCTATGGTGAAATTTCAGGTTACGGTTCCACCTGCGAAGCTTTCCACCGTGTGCGCCTCGAAGAAAACGGCGAAGAGCCGGCGCGCGCCATGCGCCTGGCAATGGAGCAGGCGAGGATCGGCCCGGACCAGGTGGATTACGTGAACCTTCACGGCACGTCCACGGTGCTCAATGACCGCATCGAGACCCGGGCGCTCAAGCTGGCCCTTGGCGATCGCGCCTATCGCGTGCCCGCTTCGGCGCTGAAGTCCATGATTGGACACCCCCAGGGAGCTTCCGGCGCGGCGGGACTCGCCGCAACCTTGCTGGCCATGCGCGACGGGCGTGCCGCTCCCACCCTCAACGTCGATGTGCCCGACCCGGAGTGCGACCTGGATTACGTGCCGCACCAGTCGCGTCAGATTGAAATTGAACACGCCCTCTGCAACTGCATCGCGTTCGGGTCAAAAAATTCCGCGCTGGTGGTTTCGCGGGCCGCGTAG
- a CDS encoding YceI family protein, producing MLPAQGPGCYRVDAKESRIEIHLFRGGLLGGLGGNHLITLDHFSGKANFSPADGWAAELLGESASLAVIDPWAGAADRKEVQETMLGPTQLDVKNFPVIKLRSVSFSPTEQDAAWRMTAAVELHGVTRREQFSLDCQQIGDKLQIRGKTTFKLTNFNIQPFSTAFGTVKIKNDFEVTYNIVLDRIR from the coding sequence ATGCTGCCAGCTCAGGGCCCGGGGTGCTACCGGGTCGATGCGAAAGAAAGCCGGATTGAAATTCACCTCTTCAGAGGCGGGCTGCTGGGCGGATTGGGAGGCAATCACCTGATCACTCTGGATCATTTTTCAGGCAAAGCAAATTTTTCGCCGGCCGATGGCTGGGCAGCCGAACTGCTGGGTGAGTCGGCGTCTCTCGCGGTGATTGACCCGTGGGCAGGCGCTGCCGATCGCAAGGAGGTGCAAGAGACAATGCTCGGGCCCACCCAGCTTGACGTGAAAAACTTTCCTGTGATCAAGCTCCGCTCGGTCTCGTTTAGTCCGACGGAGCAGGACGCCGCCTGGCGCATGACGGCCGCCGTCGAGCTTCACGGCGTCACCCGCAGGGAGCAATTTTCGCTGGATTGTCAACAAATTGGCGATAAATTGCAAATTCGGGGAAAAACGACGTTCAAACTGACCAATTTCAACATCCAACCCTTTAGCACCGCATTCGGAACGGTTAAGATAAAAAATGATTTTGAGGTCACCTACAACATTGTCCTCGACCGCATCCGCTGA
- the rodA gene encoding rod shape-determining protein RodA, which produces MRNSFNFHDFDWVLFGLVLLIAGIGLLEIYSTTTLTPLAGQFQKQIYWLLLGCALTVIVSQLDYHLVLAHIPWIYFLAVLTLGAVLLLGPRLAGTHRWIQVGGFTLQVSELAKLVIILAVAAAFTRRRNRAFTWGELARLGLLAGVPGILVALEPDLGTALTFLPIVAAGAFMAGIRRRQVMVLGLIGILALPAGWFVLRPYQRERLEAFVHPKQNTQGSSYQVTQTKIAIGSGGLWGRGLGNGTQSQLGFIPVSHADAIFAAFSEERGFIGTLAVFVLYAILLLRLLEGARTAADQAGSFLLIGFASVLFFQVAVNVGMMIGLFPITGIPLPLMSEGGSSMLFIFLGLGLVMSVKKQRFVN; this is translated from the coding sequence ATGCGAAATTCGTTCAATTTTCATGATTTTGACTGGGTCCTGTTCGGGCTGGTGCTGCTGATTGCCGGCATTGGGCTCCTTGAAATTTACAGCACTACCACACTGACGCCGCTGGCCGGCCAGTTTCAGAAGCAGATTTACTGGCTCCTGCTGGGCTGCGCCCTGACCGTGATCGTGAGCCAGTTGGATTACCATCTGGTTCTGGCCCATATTCCCTGGATTTATTTTCTCGCCGTGCTCACCCTGGGCGCCGTTCTGCTGCTGGGGCCGCGCCTGGCCGGAACCCATCGGTGGATACAGGTGGGCGGGTTTACTTTACAGGTGTCAGAACTCGCCAAGTTGGTTATAATATTAGCGGTGGCCGCAGCGTTCACCAGGAGGCGAAACCGGGCCTTCACCTGGGGAGAATTAGCCAGGCTGGGGCTCCTGGCCGGTGTGCCGGGAATCCTGGTTGCGCTGGAGCCGGATCTTGGGACCGCGTTGACCTTTCTGCCGATTGTGGCAGCAGGGGCATTCATGGCAGGCATCCGGCGCCGGCAAGTGATGGTTTTGGGACTGATAGGGATATTGGCATTGCCCGCCGGCTGGTTTGTGTTACGCCCTTACCAGCGTGAGCGGCTGGAAGCTTTTGTGCATCCCAAGCAGAACACCCAAGGCTCCAGTTACCAGGTAACCCAAACCAAGATAGCAATCGGCTCGGGTGGTTTGTGGGGCCGGGGACTTGGGAACGGCACCCAAAGCCAACTGGGGTTCATTCCGGTTTCCCACGCAGATGCCATTTTTGCCGCGTTTTCTGAAGAACGGGGCTTTATTGGCACGCTGGCCGTTTTTGTGCTTTATGCTATTCTGCTCTTGCGTTTGCTTGAAGGCGCAAGGACGGCGGCTGACCAGGCGGGAAGCTTCCTCCTGATCGGTTTCGCTTCGGTCCTGTTTTTTCAGGTTGCTGTAAACGTGGGGATGATGATTGGCCTGTTTCCAATCACCGGCATCCCGTTACCGCTCATGAGCGAGGGCGGGTCTTCGATGCTCTTTATTTTTCTGGGGCTCGGGCTCGTTATGAGCGTCAAGAAGCAACGGTTTGTGAATTAG
- a CDS encoding Rne/Rng family ribonuclease, translating to MNKEMFISSSPHETKVAVCEDGQLVEIYFERDTDVGLVGGIYKGRVNRVLPGMQSAFVDIGLERDAFLYVSDFSLQDQDEFEGVLDESQTRGATLEVEPPKPLAETAAPAGPEKPEAGRPTAAGREAVEPAEVKEKPAVASATQPSTTDSATARHSGPPTEPSGEGRDFHRRSHRGRRRRGRRGRGGFGDRRPERHAEPQAEVPSPQPPAQTDDFEILPGESLAKHRHPSAEATASARGAANPTFEEPGPAIVTGRTTADFDAHAHDAGLGDDSEAEEYRAEVAGEIGAEFDQEGPEPGATDFDDPVPDFSSAARAQDEDAPEESERAHEFAAETEPEDSDTEEAVWSKPYEDSRLEASLTGDEDSGADDGSQAEEQAAGTPEGAGEPSERSFTLREPHGRPHFAPRRGRRGRRRTGRNSRRNVGRERESARPGGQQGLLISELLKEGQEIIVQIAKEPLGTKGARITSHVALPGRYVVYMPTITHIGVSRKIASEQERLRLRNIVMEHKGALTGGFIVRTAGEGRSDEEIKADLRFLTNLWNDVRTRAEQVKAPALLYRDLDLAQRLMRDLVTPDFKSIWLDNEADYERVVEFINRLQPSLVGCAKLHTRLTSLFEEHGIEDEVAKALKPKVWLKSGGYIVINQTEALVAIDVNTGKYVGKTNRLEDTIVKTNIDAVNEIVRQIRVRDLGGIIVIDFIDMDERRNRNKVVQALEEAMRRDRAPTKVLSFNDFGLVAVTRKRVKQSLERTLCDPCAYCNGSGWVKSVSTVTNEIMAEARKMADEIEGKTMTLRVNPEVAKELKSKDGTFIREIEALTHKNLVIKSDPAIHQERFEIF from the coding sequence ATGAACAAGGAGATGTTTATTTCATCGTCTCCACACGAGACGAAGGTGGCCGTGTGCGAAGACGGTCAACTGGTTGAAATTTATTTTGAGCGGGACACCGACGTGGGTCTGGTGGGGGGCATTTACAAGGGCCGTGTCAACCGCGTGCTGCCCGGAATGCAATCGGCTTTCGTCGATATCGGGCTCGAACGGGACGCCTTCCTGTACGTTTCCGATTTCTCGCTCCAGGACCAGGATGAGTTTGAAGGCGTCCTGGATGAATCGCAAACGCGGGGTGCCACCCTTGAGGTAGAACCCCCAAAGCCTCTCGCCGAAACAGCGGCCCCAGCCGGCCCGGAGAAGCCCGAGGCCGGGCGACCCACCGCAGCGGGTCGCGAGGCAGTGGAGCCGGCGGAGGTGAAGGAAAAACCTGCCGTCGCGTCAGCCACCCAGCCGTCCACCACAGATTCGGCCACGGCGCGCCACTCCGGCCCTCCCACGGAACCCTCCGGCGAGGGCAGGGATTTTCATCGCCGCTCTCATCGGGGCCGCAGGCGCCGCGGACGTCGCGGACGCGGAGGCTTTGGCGACCGTCGCCCCGAACGCCACGCTGAGCCGCAGGCGGAAGTTCCTAGTCCCCAGCCGCCCGCTCAAACCGATGATTTCGAAATTCTACCTGGTGAGTCACTGGCCAAGCATAGACATCCTTCCGCCGAGGCGACGGCCTCCGCCAGAGGCGCTGCGAATCCAACGTTCGAGGAACCGGGTCCAGCAATCGTAACGGGCCGGACAACGGCAGACTTCGATGCGCATGCTCACGACGCAGGGCTGGGCGACGATTCGGAAGCGGAAGAATATCGCGCGGAAGTGGCGGGCGAAATCGGCGCTGAATTCGATCAAGAAGGGCCGGAGCCTGGCGCTACTGATTTCGACGACCCTGTCCCCGATTTTTCCTCCGCAGCTCGCGCGCAGGACGAGGATGCTCCGGAAGAGTCGGAGCGCGCCCATGAGTTCGCGGCCGAAACCGAGCCAGAGGATTCAGATACCGAAGAAGCCGTGTGGTCCAAACCATACGAGGATTCCAGGCTGGAAGCGTCCCTGACCGGGGACGAGGATTCCGGCGCCGACGATGGCTCCCAGGCAGAGGAACAGGCCGCCGGGACTCCTGAAGGGGCCGGCGAGCCATCCGAGCGCTCTTTTACGCTGCGCGAACCTCATGGACGACCGCATTTTGCGCCACGCAGAGGACGCCGTGGACGCCGCCGCACGGGCAGGAATTCCCGCCGCAACGTCGGCCGCGAGCGCGAGTCGGCGCGGCCAGGCGGCCAGCAGGGGCTGCTGATTTCCGAACTCCTCAAAGAAGGCCAGGAAATCATTGTCCAGATCGCCAAGGAGCCGCTGGGAACCAAGGGCGCCCGCATCACCTCGCATGTGGCCTTGCCGGGGCGCTACGTCGTCTACATGCCGACCATCACCCACATCGGGGTTTCGCGCAAAATCGCCTCCGAGCAGGAGCGGCTGCGGCTGCGAAACATCGTGATGGAGCACAAGGGTGCGCTGACCGGCGGGTTCATCGTTCGCACGGCCGGAGAAGGCCGCTCGGACGAAGAAATCAAGGCCGATCTCAGGTTCCTGACGAACCTCTGGAACGATGTCCGCACGCGCGCCGAGCAGGTGAAGGCCCCGGCGCTGCTCTACCGCGACCTCGACCTGGCGCAGCGGCTGATGCGCGACCTTGTGACTCCGGACTTCAAATCCATCTGGCTGGATAACGAGGCCGACTACGAGCGCGTGGTGGAATTTATAAACCGGCTGCAGCCCTCGCTGGTGGGATGCGCCAAACTCCACACCCGGCTGACCTCGCTCTTTGAAGAACACGGAATCGAAGATGAAGTTGCCAAGGCGCTCAAGCCGAAAGTATGGCTGAAATCCGGTGGCTATATCGTCATCAACCAGACCGAGGCGCTGGTAGCCATTGACGTCAACACCGGCAAGTACGTCGGCAAGACCAACCGGCTCGAGGACACCATCGTCAAGACCAACATTGACGCGGTCAACGAAATCGTGCGGCAGATCCGCGTGCGCGACCTGGGCGGGATTATCGTGATCGATTTCATTGATATGGATGAACGCCGCAACCGCAACAAGGTGGTGCAGGCGCTCGAAGAAGCAATGCGCCGCGACCGCGCTCCGACCAAGGTGCTCTCCTTTAATGATTTTGGCCTGGTCGCGGTGACGCGCAAGCGCGTGAAGCAATCGCTGGAACGCACTCTATGCGATCCCTGCGCCTACTGTAACGGATCAGGCTGGGTGAAGTCCGTCAGCACCGTCACCAACGAAATCATGGCTGAAGCGCGCAAGATGGCCGATGAAATCGAGGGAAAGACGATGACGCTGCGGGTGAACCCCGAGGTTGCCAAGGAACTGAAATCGAAGGATGGAACCTTCATCCGGGAAATCGAAGCTCTTACCCACAAGAACCTGGTGATCAAGAGCGACCCGGCCATTCATCAGGAACGATTTGAGATCTTCTAA
- a CDS encoding methyltransferase domain-containing protein, with translation MLRAPSQEWLDDDLGTPEEIRQSFDDLWRINRWLGGVSGCLHLLDRYFARSGSRHARILDVGAGDSRLAAHLESELARSNRSARFVALDRRLSHLRNRNGPSGKLSQIVADVFQLPFAGGSFDVVICNLFLHHFSGDEAVRLLRTLAGIASRAVLINDLERNLLPYIFIRLAWPFARSRITRHDGAASVRQAYTKVELAALAARAGFTDFEVERLPAYRLGLLLWKN, from the coding sequence GTGCTTCGCGCTCCCTCACAGGAATGGCTTGACGATGACCTCGGCACACCCGAGGAAATCCGGCAGAGCTTTGACGACCTGTGGCGAATCAACCGCTGGCTGGGAGGCGTATCCGGCTGTCTGCATCTGCTGGACCGCTATTTCGCGCGCAGCGGTTCCCGGCACGCGCGCATCCTCGACGTGGGCGCGGGCGATTCGCGGCTTGCGGCGCATCTCGAATCCGAGCTGGCGCGGTCCAACCGGAGCGCCCGGTTTGTGGCGCTCGACCGCCGCCTTAGCCATCTGCGCAACCGGAACGGTCCCTCCGGCAAGTTGTCACAGATCGTCGCTGACGTTTTCCAGCTTCCTTTCGCAGGCGGGTCTTTTGATGTGGTCATCTGCAATCTTTTTCTGCACCACTTTTCCGGCGATGAAGCCGTTCGGTTACTGCGCACTCTTGCCGGCATCGCCTCTCGAGCCGTGCTGATCAACGACCTCGAGCGAAATCTTCTACCCTATATTTTCATCCGTCTCGCCTGGCCCTTTGCGCGCAGCCGCATCACACGCCATGACGGCGCGGCCAGCGTGCGCCAGGCATACACGAAGGTCGAGTTGGCAGCTCTGGCCGCGCGCGCCGGCTTCACCGATTTTGAAGTCGAGCGGCTTCCTGCCTACCGGCTGGGACTTTTACTATGGAAAAATTGA
- the mrdA gene encoding penicillin-binding protein 2, whose protein sequence is MQVRFPEDERFPSWKITFLEYFVAAAFIGLLVGYWRLQVGQHVQMLEQAEHNRIRELPIIAPRGRILDRQGRVLVDNFPSFTILLNRENASQLRDAHLEKLSRALDLDPGDVEDMVKRSVKLPRYQPIVLKQAATLKDVAFIDAHRSELPEVDVIQSQQRFYPKHSVASAVLGYVGEVSQADLARPGANYRAGDLIGKFGIEREYNSILRGRDGMKRVVVNSRGQEVGTLGTVNALPGHDLRLTLDLDVQLTAEAALGDRPGAVVALDPRTGEVLAMVSHPTFDPNDFTHHIPVATWKQLTSDPMHPLMNKAIQAQLAPGSIFKIITGTAALETGTITPDFKVLCDGKVTIYGHTYHDWTWWTLHGGHGTVDLHRGIVVSCDVYFYTLGKMLGIDKIDYFAERLGLGHRTGIDLPDEDAGLIPSPAWVRKVFHHPWWPGVTMSVAIGQGAVQATPLQIAYVIGGIASGGDFARPHLAFGRELENLGVDPPANSTVRFPLHESTVQAVTSAMWGVVNEPGGTGASARCQGLNVAGKTGTAQVVSTSLEAASHNAEYRNNAWFVGYSPSPDPGIVVAVLVMQGEHSSVAAPIAGDVIRAYYHEKGQAPNPDQLVSQVTGKAKPGAAPRQP, encoded by the coding sequence ATGCAGGTTCGATTCCCCGAGGACGAGCGGTTTCCCTCCTGGAAGATTACCTTCCTCGAATATTTCGTCGCGGCGGCCTTTATCGGTCTGCTGGTGGGTTACTGGCGCCTGCAGGTCGGGCAGCACGTGCAAATGCTGGAACAGGCCGAGCACAACCGGATTCGCGAGCTTCCCATCATTGCTCCACGGGGCCGCATCCTTGACCGGCAGGGGCGCGTCCTGGTGGACAACTTCCCGTCGTTTACCATCCTGCTAAATCGCGAAAACGCTTCGCAACTCCGCGATGCCCATCTTGAGAAGCTCTCCCGGGCACTGGACCTTGATCCTGGCGATGTCGAGGACATGGTGAAGCGCTCCGTGAAGCTGCCCCGTTACCAGCCCATCGTGCTGAAGCAGGCGGCCACCTTGAAGGACGTTGCCTTCATTGACGCGCACCGGTCCGAGCTGCCTGAAGTCGACGTCATCCAATCACAGCAGCGTTTTTATCCCAAGCATAGCGTCGCCTCGGCGGTGTTGGGCTACGTCGGGGAAGTATCTCAGGCTGACCTGGCGCGGCCCGGAGCAAATTACCGCGCCGGCGACCTGATCGGAAAATTCGGCATCGAGAGGGAATACAATTCCATCCTGCGCGGGCGCGACGGGATGAAGCGCGTGGTGGTCAACAGCCGCGGCCAGGAAGTTGGAACGCTTGGAACGGTAAACGCACTGCCGGGCCACGATCTGCGTTTGACGTTGGATCTGGACGTGCAACTCACCGCCGAAGCCGCGCTGGGAGACAGGCCGGGCGCCGTGGTGGCGCTGGATCCGCGCACCGGAGAAGTGCTGGCCATGGTCAGCCATCCTACCTTTGATCCCAATGACTTCACGCACCACATCCCCGTGGCGACCTGGAAGCAGCTCACCAGTGACCCGATGCATCCGCTGATGAACAAGGCGATCCAGGCGCAGCTTGCGCCGGGGTCGATCTTCAAAATCATTACAGGGACTGCGGCGCTCGAGACCGGGACCATCACGCCGGACTTCAAGGTCCTCTGCGACGGCAAAGTGACCATATACGGACACACGTATCACGACTGGACGTGGTGGACGCTCCACGGAGGCCACGGGACCGTCGATCTCCATCGAGGGATTGTGGTTTCCTGCGATGTCTACTTTTATACGCTGGGCAAGATGCTGGGCATCGACAAGATCGACTACTTTGCCGAACGCCTGGGTCTGGGCCATCGGACAGGCATTGATCTTCCGGACGAGGATGCCGGACTGATCCCGTCGCCGGCCTGGGTCCGAAAGGTTTTTCACCACCCCTGGTGGCCGGGCGTCACCATGTCCGTTGCCATCGGACAGGGGGCCGTGCAGGCTACGCCCTTGCAGATTGCGTACGTGATTGGGGGCATCGCATCGGGCGGCGACTTTGCGCGGCCTCATCTGGCATTTGGCCGGGAGCTTGAAAATCTGGGCGTCGATCCACCGGCGAATTCCACCGTGCGCTTTCCGCTTCATGAGAGTACGGTGCAGGCCGTGACCAGCGCGATGTGGGGCGTCGTGAATGAACCCGGAGGAACCGGAGCAAGCGCCCGGTGCCAGGGGCTGAACGTCGCCGGAAAGACGGGGACCGCCCAGGTGGTCAGCACCAGCCTGGAGGCGGCCTCCCACAACGCGGAATACAGGAACAACGCCTGGTTTGTGGGCTATTCGCCCTCGCCGGACCCCGGCATTGTGGTGGCTGTCCTGGTGATGCAGGGTGAACACTCCTCGGTGGCGGCGCCCATAGCCGGGGATGTCATCAGGGCGTATTACCATGAGAAAGGCCAGGCGCCGAATCCAGACCAGTTAGTGAGCCAGGTGACCGGCAAAGCGAAGCCGGGGGCCGCGCCCCGGCAGCCCTGA
- the mreD gene encoding rod shape-determining protein MreD, translating to MELYRHRPKEAFRAHPVVLSLIVFASLLLEVTLPPALPVARLFQLPLLVTIYFSMIRENQVFGTAFGTIVGLLEDALSHGYLGQMGMAKALVGYLAATAGLKLEFDNLLVRGFLIGALVAVHNSFVYLLTRQLLGLPAPFEPLHILTSTLVNVALGLALFPLFDRLRKRA from the coding sequence ATGGAGCTCTACCGCCATCGACCGAAAGAGGCTTTCCGGGCCCACCCTGTAGTCCTGTCACTGATTGTTTTCGCCAGCCTCCTGCTGGAAGTCACGCTGCCGCCCGCCCTGCCGGTCGCCCGGCTGTTTCAGCTTCCCCTGCTCGTCACCATTTATTTCTCGATGATCCGGGAGAACCAGGTGTTTGGCACGGCCTTTGGCACCATCGTGGGACTGCTGGAAGACGCGCTCTCGCACGGTTACCTGGGCCAGATGGGTATGGCCAAGGCCCTGGTGGGCTATCTGGCCGCAACGGCGGGGCTGAAGCTCGAATTCGATAACCTTCTGGTGCGGGGATTTCTAATTGGCGCACTCGTTGCCGTCCACAACAGCTTTGTTTATCTGCTGACCCGCCAACTGCTGGGCTTGCCAGCCCCCTTTGAGCCTCTCCACATTTTGACCAGCACGCTGGTTAACGTCGCCCTCGGCCTGGCTCTGTTTCCCCTGTTCGACCGCCTCAGAAAGAGGGCCTGA